CCGACCCGGCCCACGTGCAGGCGCTGGACGCCTACTGGGTGTCGGCGGCCGAGCACGGCCTCAACGCCTCCACCTTCACCGCCCGCGTCATCGCCTCCACCGGCGCCGACGTGGCGGCCAGCCTCTCCGGCGCGGTCGGCGCCATGTCCGGTCCGCTGCACGGCGGCGCTCCGGCGCGGGTGCTGCCGATGCTGGCCGAGGCCGAGCGCACCGGCGACGCCCGCGGGGTCGTCGAGTCCATCCTGGACCGCGGCGAGCGGCTGATGGGCTTCGGCCACCGCGTGTACCGCGCGGAGGACCCGCGGGCGCGGGTGCTGCGCAACACCTGCGAGCAGCTCTCCGCTCCGCGCTACGAGGCCGCCGCCGAGCTGGAGCGCGCCGCGCTGTCGGTGCTGCGCGAGCGGCGCCCGGACCGGCCGATCGAGACGAACGTGGAGTTCTGGGCGGCGGTGATCCTGGACTTCGCCCAGGTGCCGACCGAGATGATGCCCGCGATGTTCACCTGCGCCCGCACCGCGGGCTGGTCCGCCCACGTGCTGGAGCAGCAGCGCACCGGCCGCCTGGTGCGCCCGTCCGCGCAGTACGTCGGCCCGGAGCCGCGCTCGCCGCAGCACGTCGAGGGCTGGGACTCGGTCAAGTTCCTGCCGGTCGCGGTCTGATCCCGCCCTCCGGCCGCGCGGGGCTCGTGCGGAGTTCGCCCTCCGCACGAGCCCGCGGGAACGCTCCGTGACGGAGCGGCGGCGCCCTGTCACTACGCGTATCGATCTCGGTACAGTGGCGGCATGAGCGGGGACAGCAGCCGCGAGGCCGCCATCGCGCGGGCCGAGGAACTCGAAGCGGACGCCGAGCACAGCGGCGAACGCACCGATGACCTGGTCGAAGCCGCGAGCTACTGGCGCAACGCGCACGAACCGGATCGGGAACGCGCCGCGCTGCTGGCCGCGATCGACGCCGACTCCGGTGATTCGCTGTTCGACCCGCGCGCCACCTACGCCGAGATGCTGATGCGGCGCGGCCAACGCGCCGAAGCCGACGCGCTGCTCAACGAGCTCATGGACGATCTCACCGCCCGCGAGCACACCTACATCGCCGCCTCCACCGCCTACCAGCACGCCGGGGACACGGCGGCGGCGTTGCGCTGGCTCCACATCGGCATCGGCCGCCTGATCCCGGACGTGACCGACCCCGATGCCGATCTCGGCGTCGACGACCCGGGCGTGGAGCTGCTGCGCATGCGGCGCGAGATCCGCACCGGTCTCGGCGAGCAGCCCGACGACCTCGACCGCGCGCTGGACATGATCTCCGACGCGGCGTTCGACCGGGACCTCTCCGAGGCGTTCTTCGAGGAGGTCGCGGACCGGCACGACGTGGTCGTGCTGCACTGGCCGGCCGACGCCCTCGCCGAACTCCGCAGCCGCGAACCGGAGCTGCCCCTCCCCCAGGACCACGACGCGCACCTGCTGGAACTGCAGCGCGAGATGCTGCTCGCCGACCGCGACGGCAAGCGCGCGACCGTCGTGGACGGCTCCGCCGACGGCTACGCCGCGTTCTGCGCCGAGGTCGACCTGCCCACCGGTGCCGCGGGCTCCCTGGAGCAGTACCGGACCGATCTGCTGCTGCGCGGCGAATGGCGCAGCTGGCCGCCGGAGCGCAACGCTGCGTGCTGGTGCGGATCGGAGCGCAAGTACAAGAAGTGCTGCGGCGCACCCGGCCGCACCGATGCCTGAAATGCCTGGTCACACGGCCTAGTTTCGATCACCTGAAGGTCCGGTTGCTGGCCAAAGCGCCTCCCGCGCAGTAAGTTGCCAAGCGGCTCAGGCACCTGCGGCGCACCCGGAAATTCACCTTTCCGACCCGTAGCCGCAACACGCACCGAGCCCTGAACCGGCAACGGCGCCGGTCACCGAGGCGACCGGGGGTCCGCCGAACCCCATCGTCCCCACGCAGGCGTTCCCCGGGAGCGGGGCACCCGTGCGACAAGCCGACTCGACAACACCCGGAGGCGCCGGAATGACGCAGGCCGAAACCGACCCGACCACCTTGAAGCTGCCCAGCGAGCTCAGCCCGTCCGACGGCCGCTTCGGCTGCGGCCCGTCGAAGGTCCGCGACGAGCAGCTCGCCCGGCTCGCCTCCGACGGCGCCGCCGTGATGGGCACCTCGCACCGGCAGAAGCCGGTCAAGGCACTGGTCGGACGGGTCCGCGAAGGCTTGGGCCAGCTGTTCTCGCTGCCCGAGGGCTACGAGGTCGTGCTCGGCGTCGGCGGCACCACCGCGTTCTGGGACGCCGCGACGTTCGGCCTGGTGCGGGAGAAGTCGCTGCACCTGACCTACGGCGAGTTCTCCCAGAAGTTCGCCAAGGCCACCAAGGGCGCGCCGTTCCTGGCCGACCCGGTCGTCGTGTCCGCCGACCCCGGTGACGCCCCGGCTCCGGTCTCCGACCCGAGCGTCGACCTGATCGGCTGGGCGCACAACGAGACCTCCACCGGCGTGATGGTGCCGCCGACCCGCCCCGCGGGTTCGGAGCAGGCGCTGATCGCGGTCGACGCGACCTCGGGCGCGGGCGGGCTCCCGTTCAACGCCGCCGACGTGGACGTCTACTACTTCGCGCCGCAGAAGTCCTTCGCCTCCGACGGCGGGCTGTGGCTCGCCGCGATGAGCCCGGCCGCGATCGAGCGGATCGGCGAGATCGGCGCTTCGGACCGCTGGGTGCCGGAGTTCCTGTCGCTGCCGACCGCGCTGGACAACTCCCGCAAGGACCAGACCTACAACACGCCCTCGGTGGCGACGTTGTTCCTGCTCGCCGACCAGATCGACTGGATGAACTCCCAGGGCGGCCTGGACTGGTGCTCGGCGCGGACCCGCGAGTCCTCGCAGCGGCTGTACCAGTGGGCGGAGGCCTCCAGCTATGCCACGCCGTTCGTGCAGGACCCGGCGAAGCGCTCGCAGGTCGTGGTCACGCTCGACTTCGACGACTCGATCGACGCCGCCGCGATCGCCAAGGCGCTGCGCGCGAACGGCATCGTGGACACCGAGCCGTACCGCAAGCTGGGCCGCAACCAGCTGCGGGTCGGCACCTTCCCCGCGATCGAGCCGGACGACGTCACGGCGCTGACGAAGTCCATCGACTGGGTGGTCTCTCAGCTTTCCTGAGCGCGGCGCGCCTGTCTCACGAGGTCGCCCGCGCACCATGGCGACCGGCACATCCGTGTCACCCGAACTGGCTGTTGATCACTTGCTGTGATCGGAATAGTGGTCGGATTTCGCCAAGTGTTCGCATGTCGACCGCTATTCAGGCAAGATCGGGTAGGGAGAGGATGGTCACGAAGCGACACCGAACCCGGCGTGGCTCCTCCGTCAAGAGGGCACGCCGGGTTACGGTCACAGCTTGGTGACAACGACCGGGGAGGCTGGCGTATGCGCGCGCTGCGGGTTGTCGGGCTTGATGAGGACGGTGAGACCGTCATCTGTGAAGACCCCGAGAACGGCGACCGTTTTTCGGTGCCCGCCGACGAACGGCTACGTGCCGCCGCGCGCGGTGACCTGACCCGTCTCGGCCAGGTGCAGATCGAGATGGAGGCGCAGATGCGCCCCCGCGAGATCCAGGCCCGGGTGCGCGCGGGCGCCTCGGTCGAGGACGTCGCCACCGCCGCCGGCATCCCGGAGCAGCGGGTGGAGCGCTACGCCTACCCGGTGCTGCTGGAGCGCGCGCAGATCGCCGAGCGCTCGCAGCGCGCCCACCCCGTCCGCGAGGACGGCCCCGACGTGCAGACCCTCGGCGAGGTCGTCGCGCACACCTTCGGGATGCGCGGGCACGACTTCACCGACGCGAACTGGGACGCGTGGCGCGGCGAGGACGGCAAGTGGGTCGTCCGGCTGCACTGGCAGGCCGGTCGTTCCGAGAACCACGCGCACTGGGTGTTCCACCCGGGTGCGCACGGCGGCACCGTCGCGCCGCTCGACGACCACGCGGTGGACCTGCTGGACCCGTCGCCGAACCGCCCGCTGCGGACGGTCCGGCCGGTGACGGCGCTGGCCCGCGAGGCCCTGGAACTGGACGAGTCCGAGGAGGAAGCGGTCGAGGACGAGGCCGCCACCCCGCCTCCGCCGGCACCGCCGAAGCAGGCGAGCCCGGTGATCCCGTCCCTGGACCTCGAACCGACTCCCGCGCCGTCCGAACCGGAACCGGAGCAGTCGGCACCGCTGGCCGAGCAGGCCGGTGAGGACGACCTGGAAGCGGTGGAGGACGAGGCCGCGCGCAAGACCGAACCGGCGCGCAGGCGCAAGAACCACCCGATGGTCCCGTCCTGGGAGGACGTCCTGCTGGGAGTGCGCTCCCACCGTTGACGCACGTGCGCGAGGCCCCTTCGCCGACGGCGGTGCCGTCCGGAGGGGCCTTTCGCGTGTGCGCGCTCGACCGCCGCGACAGCCTGGAGGAGATCGCCATGTCCGAGCCCCGTCCGCCGTTCCCGCCCTTCGACGAGGAGACGGCGGCGCGGAAGGTCCAGGCCGCCGAGGACGCCTGGAACACCCGCGATCCGCACCGGGTCAGCCTCGCGTACACGCCGGATTCGGTCTGGCGGAACCGGGACACCTTCGTCACCGGCCGCGAGGAGATCGTCGCGTTCCTCACCGCCAAGTGGGAGCGCGAACTGGACTACGCGCTGCGCAAGAGCCTGTGGAGCTTCACCGGTGATCGCATCGCGGTCCGGTTCCAGTACGAGTGCCGCGATCACGACGGCCAGTGGTGGCGCAGCTACGGCAACGAGCTGTGGGAGTTCACCGGCACCGGCCTGATGCGCCGCCGCGAAGCCAGCATCAACGACGTCCGCATCACCGCCGCCGAACGCCGCTGGTTCGGCCCCCGCCCAGCAGACCAGCACGGCGAAGACATCCCGCTCGCGTGAGGCGTCAGGGCCTGCCGGACCGGGAGGCTGCCTTTGATCTCGTCGTTGCGGCCGGGCAGGGTTCTTGATCCCTGTCTTGTCAGCGGCGAAGCCGCTGAGCAGCGACCCAGCACGCAGGTCGACCACCCGCGGGTTCTCAGCGGTTTCCTCGCGAGGACAGCTTTTTCCCTCGTGGCGGAGCCACTCGGGAAAAAGATCCCGCAGCGAGGAAACCGCTGAGGTTCCGCCACCCGCCCCACCTGGCAAGCCGAGTCGACGATTCCGATCTCGATCAGCCCAGCAAGGAGAGCAGCAGTGCCAGCCAGGCTAAGAGGACTCCGCCGGCTGCTCCGAAGGCGACCCAGCGCCAGACGGGGACTCGCCTGCCCAGCCAGATCGACGGGGCGAAGCCGCCGACCACGACGGCGTTGACCAGCAGCGCCAGCACCAGGCTCACCTCGGCCAGGCCGCGGCTGACCACCACCAGCGAGACCGTCACGATCGCGGCGATCACCACGCTGATCGTGATCCCGGTGGCCCACGGCACCGGTTCCGGCGGTCCGTCGGCGGGTGCCGCCCGGCGGACCCGGCTCATCCGGCCGCGGGAGGGGTCCCAGTAACCGACCTCGCCGCCGGTCTCGGCGGCGAGCCGCGCCGCGAGCTGACGGCCGCGGCGCGACATCAGGACCGCGGAGGTCTCGCCGGAGATGTCCTGGTCCGGCGGCACCGTGTGCACCACGTGCGCCCACTCGTGCAGGTCTTCCACCAGCGTCGAGGGCAGTGCGAGCCGCGCCGGGTCGTACTCGTGGACGGCTCGCCGCTCCTGATCCTCGGTCGCGGCTCGGTTGACGAGCACGGCGCGTCCTCGGCGCACCCGCAGTTCCCACCGCGAGCGCTGCGCTGCTCGGGTCATCGTGCTCCGCTCATCGCGTGGAACACGATCGCACCGGCGGTGGCGACGTTGAGCGAGTCCACTTCGGGGTTCATCGGGATGCGCACCGGCAGGTCCGCGGCGGAGATGGTGTCCTCCGCCAGGCCGGGCCCTTCCGAGCCGAGCAGCACCGCGACGCGGCCCTGGTCGAGCCCGGCGTCCCGCAGCGAGGCGGCCGTGGCGCGCGGCGTGAGCGCGGCGATCCGGTAGCCGTGCTCGGTGAGCGTCCGCAGCCCGCCGGGCCAGGCGTCGAGGTGCGCGAACGGGACGCGCAGCACGTGACCCATGGACACCCGGATGCTGCGCCGGTAAAGCGGGTCCGCGCAGCCCCCGCCGAGCAGGATCCCGTCGATGCCGAGCGCGGCGGCGTTGCGGAACAGCGCGCCCAGGTTCTCGTGGTCGCCGACCCCTTCGAGCACCGCGAGCCTGCGGGAGCCGCTGATCAGCTCGTCGGCGTCGACGGTGTGGGCGCGGTCGGCGACGGCGAGCACGCCGCGGTTGAGGTGGAAGCCGACGATCCGGCTCATCACGTCCGCGGACACCTCGTACGCGGGCACGTCGACGCCGGTGAGGTGGTCGGCGAGCGCGTCGAGGCGCTTGCGGACGCCGAGCAGCGCGCGCACCGGGTACGGGGAGTCGAGCAGTCGTTCGACGACCACGGTGCCTTCGGCGATGACCAGGCCGCGGCCACCGGGGCGGTCCGGGCGGCGGTCGGCGGTGGCGAGGTCCCGGAAGTCGTCGACCCTCGGGTCGTCGACGTCGGTCACCTCGTGCACGCGTGCCACGCGTGCATTTTGGCATTCCGCATCGCCCCGGCCGGAACGGTGTCGCGATCTTGCCGGGCCGCGGCCCGTGATGATCGAGCTCACAACGGTCGGGTGTGGGCGCTGGGCATAACGGGGACTCCCACATTGTTAGTTGCAGAGAGCAAACTGTCGTCGTCGCCCGTCTCGTTCCGGAGGCCCGGGCGACGCCCGGAACTCTGAGGCGTCCGGCTCGCCCGCGAGCGATCGCGACGCGGTGAGGCGGTTCGCAGGTGGCGTGCCGGGGGGCGCCCACCACCGACCGCACTCGCACCGATTCCGCCGGGCCGCAGCACGTCCGGTGGCAACCCGATGAGGAGACCCATGTCCACCGCCGAGGACACCACGATCGATGGGGCCCAGCGCCGGTTGGGGAGCAAGACCAAATTCGCGCTCATCCTCGGTGGGCTGACGGCTTTCGGGCCGCTGTCCATCGACATGTACCTACCTGCGCTGCCGCAGCTGACCACGGAGCTGGGGGCCACCGAGTCACAGGCGCAGCTGACGCTGACGGCGGTCCTGCTCGGCCTCGCGCTGGGCCAGCTGGTCGCCGGGC
This window of the Saccharopolyspora gloriosae genome carries:
- a CDS encoding citrate synthase 2, producing MGTSTGGSDFRPGLEGVVAFQTEIAEPDRDGGALRYRGVDIEDLAGKVSFGDVWQLLVDGRFGRGLPDAGTAELPVRTGDVRADAQAAIAMLAPAHGFEPLLDITEDTARDQLALTTTLGLSYVAQSARGTDLPAVPAARVAEAATLTEAFLTRWRGEPDPAHVQALDAYWVSAAEHGLNASTFTARVIASTGADVAASLSGAVGAMSGPLHGGAPARVLPMLAEAERTGDARGVVESILDRGERLMGFGHRVYRAEDPRARVLRNTCEQLSAPRYEAAAELERAALSVLRERRPDRPIETNVEFWAAVILDFAQVPTEMMPAMFTCARTAGWSAHVLEQQRTGRLVRPSAQYVGPEPRSPQHVEGWDSVKFLPVAV
- a CDS encoding SEC-C domain-containing protein, translating into MSGDSSREAAIARAEELEADAEHSGERTDDLVEAASYWRNAHEPDRERAALLAAIDADSGDSLFDPRATYAEMLMRRGQRAEADALLNELMDDLTAREHTYIAASTAYQHAGDTAAALRWLHIGIGRLIPDVTDPDADLGVDDPGVELLRMRREIRTGLGEQPDDLDRALDMISDAAFDRDLSEAFFEEVADRHDVVVLHWPADALAELRSREPELPLPQDHDAHLLELQREMLLADRDGKRATVVDGSADGYAAFCAEVDLPTGAAGSLEQYRTDLLLRGEWRSWPPERNAACWCGSERKYKKCCGAPGRTDA
- the serC gene encoding phosphoserine transaminase yields the protein MTQAETDPTTLKLPSELSPSDGRFGCGPSKVRDEQLARLASDGAAVMGTSHRQKPVKALVGRVREGLGQLFSLPEGYEVVLGVGGTTAFWDAATFGLVREKSLHLTYGEFSQKFAKATKGAPFLADPVVVSADPGDAPAPVSDPSVDLIGWAHNETSTGVMVPPTRPAGSEQALIAVDATSGAGGLPFNAADVDVYYFAPQKSFASDGGLWLAAMSPAAIERIGEIGASDRWVPEFLSLPTALDNSRKDQTYNTPSVATLFLLADQIDWMNSQGGLDWCSARTRESSQRLYQWAEASSYATPFVQDPAKRSQVVVTLDFDDSIDAAAIAKALRANGIVDTEPYRKLGRNQLRVGTFPAIEPDDVTALTKSIDWVVSQLS
- the sepH gene encoding septation protein SepH; the protein is MRALRVVGLDEDGETVICEDPENGDRFSVPADERLRAAARGDLTRLGQVQIEMEAQMRPREIQARVRAGASVEDVATAAGIPEQRVERYAYPVLLERAQIAERSQRAHPVREDGPDVQTLGEVVAHTFGMRGHDFTDANWDAWRGEDGKWVVRLHWQAGRSENHAHWVFHPGAHGGTVAPLDDHAVDLLDPSPNRPLRTVRPVTALAREALELDESEEEAVEDEAATPPPPAPPKQASPVIPSLDLEPTPAPSEPEPEQSAPLAEQAGEDDLEAVEDEAARKTEPARRRKNHPMVPSWEDVLLGVRSHR
- a CDS encoding nuclear transport factor 2 family protein, which translates into the protein MSEPRPPFPPFDEETAARKVQAAEDAWNTRDPHRVSLAYTPDSVWRNRDTFVTGREEIVAFLTAKWERELDYALRKSLWSFTGDRIAVRFQYECRDHDGQWWRSYGNELWEFTGTGLMRRREASINDVRITAAERRWFGPRPADQHGEDIPLA
- a CDS encoding DUF2537 domain-containing protein — translated: MTRAAQRSRWELRVRRGRAVLVNRAATEDQERRAVHEYDPARLALPSTLVEDLHEWAHVVHTVPPDQDISGETSAVLMSRRGRQLAARLAAETGGEVGYWDPSRGRMSRVRRAAPADGPPEPVPWATGITISVVIAAIVTVSLVVVSRGLAEVSLVLALLVNAVVVGGFAPSIWLGRRVPVWRWVAFGAAGGVLLAWLALLLSLLG
- a CDS encoding TrmH family RNA methyltransferase — encoded protein: MARVHEVTDVDDPRVDDFRDLATADRRPDRPGGRGLVIAEGTVVVERLLDSPYPVRALLGVRKRLDALADHLTGVDVPAYEVSADVMSRIVGFHLNRGVLAVADRAHTVDADELISGSRRLAVLEGVGDHENLGALFRNAAALGIDGILLGGGCADPLYRRSIRVSMGHVLRVPFAHLDAWPGGLRTLTEHGYRIAALTPRATAASLRDAGLDQGRVAVLLGSEGPGLAEDTISAADLPVRIPMNPEVDSLNVATAGAIVFHAMSGAR